The Epinephelus moara isolate mb chromosome 21, YSFRI_EMoa_1.0, whole genome shotgun sequence DNA window TCAGATAAAGTTTGTAATTTATAAGCACAACAAGGACACACAGGCCTAGTTGCAGACATGTGGGCTGTGTACAGTGTTCAGTATTAGAGAGCACAATGAATACGTCTGGtacactgtgctgctgtagaCATCTCTAAAGTCATAAAAACCACAGGGCAGTAAATATGAGTAAGTATATGAATGagcaaaaaaatgaatgaattattgaATGAACTGGTGACTAAGTTGCTTTGTGGATTCTCAAGGTGATGTATCTTAAGCTTTATGGGAACCTGACCTCATTTGTTTATCTGATAAGGACAGATCTTAGTCACTGCGGagctgtaaaatattttttttacacagacttCAAGgcaaatacatatatttttattaaatatgtACAAATCCACATTAATATTCACATTTACACAACGTTTTTACAAACTGTGGAATACAACACAACATATAGCTTATGACAAATTATTATAGATGCAAGATCTCAGTGTGACAACACTGATGTCAGAatgtaatattaaaaaatatcaaatgcAGAACGCTGTGTATAAAAACCCACATCTACATAGCATCTACTCAGCCATTGCTTTAGTGAAATAACAATAAACTCAAGATGGTGTGCAAGTGGAGGTAGCACGCAGCCCGTGCACTTGCATCTTGGGTGGAGGGTGTTGTTTGCACCACATACACTTCCTGGCGCCTCGCACAGAAAGTCCCCAGCATTTTCACTATAATCGTGACATCTCTGGGAAGTCTCCTGCTTTACCGCGGCTATCACAGCATCTGCCAATGTAGCCGTTTTTGGCCTCAAGTCCTCCTTTTCAAACCAGCTGGTTGTGAACGAACTCTTTTAACGACAGAGCTGCCTTCACCCCTCTAACACAGTCATATGTGGCCAACCAGAAAGCATGTCTTTTCCGTCTAAAGGGAAGCCATGAATGTGTCGAAAATAACATGTCTTTGGTGCTTTTGGTGCTCCCAGGACgggcaaacacacaccacagtgtctcTCAGGTAGTCCAGCATCGGGCTCAGTTTCACAGTTTCTACAAACACAGTGTCTCTGGTGTCCGCTGTCTCTACATCTTCACCGATTCTGATGTGGAGTCCAGTAAAGCCTGATAGAGCTCAGACCTGAGGAAACGTGGGTAAGAGTCCCTCTCCATTAGCCCGTAGACGATCCTTTGGGCATCGCCGAAGCACACTGGGGTGGGCGTCTTTATGTTCCGCCTGATCAGATCTCTGGTCTTGTGATCAATGTTGATCTGGTGAAGGAAAGATAATAATGAGGatgatgacaaaaaaagcagcaggggtttttttttgtagaaaataaaaGTGTGAATCTGTCATTAAAAGGCCTCTGGGCTtacctctctgggagcctcagCTTGAATGTAACGTTTGAAGATCTTTTTGGCCCTGGAGGACATCCTGAAGGAAGACTTGATCTTCTTATAGTCCTCACACACCAGCCAGAACTCAATGTTTTCATCACTGAACTCTGACTTCAAGAAGGCCTGGAATATCTTCATGCCGTCTAAATGGGTAGGAGAAATGAGCAGTTAGCCAACGTTGAGGAAGACTGTGAGACTATGAAACTTGACTATGGGACTACGTATTGATCAACTTACATTTGGATGATAGAAGTCTGTCTAGAGACTGTGACCACTGAGACATCTCCTCGTAACAAAACCTGCAAAACAGAGCGGCACTGTTACTTACATGTGCAACAGGTATCTCAACGGTTAAAGTGTTTGTTGTGGTAAAGTTGTCTTCACTTACCCCTCAGTGGTTTGAGACGATTTACACTGCAGCCGAGACTTAAGGTTTCCTCGCCTGGTTAACCAAACACAAACCAACAAGACGTATTTACTAACGTGTTCTTCTTATATTAAAAATTTTATCAgcaatgacacaaaaaaatagaaaaagtgCTTCAGTTATGATCGAATATTTACCTCTTCTTGTTATCAGCGTCCATGTTGAGTTCCTGCAGCTCCCTCTGAGGTGATGCTTCTAGACTCGGCATGGCAACAATGCCTTTTatgaatgtgactgtgtgttggGCTGCGACTGTGTCAGTTTGATAAAACCGCCCGACTTATATATGTACAGCAGAAGTCTGAAGTGAGGTTGGTGAGTAGCGTCACAACATCATGCTGAACTAACCACAGAAAAAGAGGAAGTTGGAGATGACGCAAACATGCGCAGACTGCATCGGCACTCTGTGTAT harbors:
- the rgs13 gene encoding regulator of G-protein signaling 13 codes for the protein MPSLEASPQRELQELNMDADNKKRRGNLKSRLQCKSSQTTEGFCYEEMSQWSQSLDRLLSSKYGMKIFQAFLKSEFSDENIEFWLVCEDYKKIKSSFRMSSRAKKIFKRYIQAEAPREINIDHKTRDLIRRNIKTPTPVCFGDAQRIVYGLMERDSYPRFLRSELYQALLDSTSESVKM